The following coding sequences lie in one Capsicum annuum cultivar UCD-10X-F1 chromosome 5, UCD10Xv1.1, whole genome shotgun sequence genomic window:
- the LOC107871149 gene encoding transcription elongation factor TFIIS, protein MEKELIELFETVKRAADAAAVDSGADSSPEESRCLDVLKQLKKFPVNYQVLVTSQVGKRLRQLTKHPREKIQALASDVVQNWKNIIVKETMKNKNSNGVNGESVKDECAGATANGATKSQTAESVKVEKVSRVDNVKIERVTSKSEVVVKSESSIAEKKVERVNVVKTEKSSSSAAIAAPPKLGALIYCKDSLRDKVRELLAEALCKVSGEVDEDLMDEVNACDPYRVAVQVETAMFEKWGRSNGAQKFKYRSIMFNIKDQNNQDFRRKVLLGKFPPRGITELTPEEMASEERQKQNEKIKEKALFNSERGAPVQASTDKFKCGRCKQNKCTYYQMQTRSADEPMTTYVTCVNCQNRWKFC, encoded by the exons ATGGAGAAGGAGCTAATTGAGCTGTTTGAAACGGTTAAACGAGCTGCCGATGCAGCTGCTGTTGACAGCGGTGCAGATTCGTCGCCAGAAGAGAGTAGATGCCTTGATGTATTGAAGCAGCTCAAGAAGTTTCCTGTTAATTATCAAGTTCTCGTTACTTCACAG GTGGGAAAGCGTCTTCGACAATTGACAAAACATCCGAGGGAGAAGATCCAGGCTTTGGCTTCTGATGTGGTTCAGAACTGGAAGaatataatcgtaaaagaaactATGAAAAATAAGAACAGCAATGGAGTGAATGGGGAATCTGTAAAAGATGAATGTGCTGGTGCTACTGCTAATGGAGCCACTAAATCTCAGACAGCGGAGTCGGTGAAGGTTGAAAAGGTGTCTAGGGTTGATAATGTAAAGATTGAGAGAGTGACTTCAAAATCTGAAGTAGTAGTAAAATCAGAAAGTTCCATTGCTGAGAAAAAGGTTGAGCGTGTTAATGTTGTGAAGACTGAAAAGAGTAGCTCTAGTGCGGCAATTGCTGCTCCGCCAAAGTTGGGCGCTCTAATTTATTGCAAGGATTCTTTGAGGGACAAAGTTCGGGAACTCCTTGCAGAGGCTTTATGCAAAGTCTCAGGTGAAGTTGATGAGGATCTGATGGATGAGGTAAATGCATGTGATCCATATAGAGTTGCAGTTCAGGTAGAAACTGCAATGTTTGAAAAGTGGGGCAGATCTAATGGTGCTCAAAAGTTCAAGTATAGGTCTATAATGTTCAACATCAAGGATCAAAACAATCAAGATTTCCGGAGAAAAGTCCTTCTGGGGAAGTTCCCCCCTCGTGGTATTACTGAACTGACACCAGAAGAAATGGCAAGCGAAGAAAGGCAAAAGCAGAAtgagaaaatcaaagaaaaagcgTTATTCAATAGTGAACGTGGAGCTCCTGTACAGGCTAGTACCGATAAGTTCAAGTGTGGTAGGTGTAAACAGAATAAATGCACCTACTATCAGATGCAAACGCGAAGTGCAGACGAACCTATGACCACATACGTGACATGTGTGAACTGCCAAAATCGCTGGAAATTCTGTTAA